The Cycloclasticus sp. genomic sequence CATTACCATCCAGTTGTACCATTCGTCGCCTAATGCGGCGATGGTGGTGCTGATATCTGGGTTTGTTGCTCCACCGGCCATCGCTACGATGGTTACGCCAACACCTTCTGGTATTGACTCGTCAAAGTAATTCATTCGCAGATCGATGTCGTTACCGGTTTCACCTTTCCAACGGCACGTGATATCCACTTGATTGGTGGTAACACCGTTGACAACGGCTGTAACCGATAATGTAGTGTCGGCATTTATCGCAGCCGCTATTGCGGTGGCAATATCATCTTGCACATCGCCGGATTGAACGCCCACTAACACACGGGTTCCACCTATATAAATAGCCAACGTTCCATTTGCGGTTGCCGGGCCGGTAGCGGTCAGGGTGCCAGCTGCTTCAGCACCTGCGCCATCTTCATCCAGTGCAATGGCATAGGTTTCAATAAATTGTTCAGCGTTTTTAATCGCTTTAATTTGTTCGGCAAGCATTGAACCGCGGCCAAAGTACTCCTCGGCTTGCTCTTGTGTATTAACGCGTGTCGCAATGCCCGCGGCTACGCTACCGGCAGCTAAACGTTGGCCAATAACCAATACTTTAAAATCAATGGCTGCATTACCGGCAAGGCGGTTATCAAATTCAACATACGTACCAGGGATACGAAGTGCGGCGGGGATTTCATTAAATGAAATAGGCATGGTTTACTCCTTAATACTTTTTTTAGTGGATGGTTTTGCTTCAGCGATATCGCCATCGTTGATACGACGTTGCCAATAAGCATTTTTAGGCACATATTCGCCGTCGCTGTTTAAGTGACCACCACGTTCAGGGTTGCGAACCATCACTTTTGGGTTGGTGGGTTTTACAAAAATCTTTCCATCTTGCTTGCTCATATTGGGTTCCTATTCTTGAGGTAAAGTTAATTCATCAATGGCCAGTGGCTCTTTATCGCCCTCGGTCATTGAGTGTTCTGCGTGGTAGGTGATAAAGTTTTCCAGCGTGTCATCAACGACATCTGGAAATGGCATATTTGGAAGTTCAAAACTTAGCGCATAAAATGCAGCCTTAAATGTTTCTTCCAGCTGGATTGAGAAAAGATTACTCACGCTCTTAAACTGTAGAGTCCCAACACCATCAACCGTGCTCCCGTGCAATTCTGGTATCAGTCCTTGAATAATGTCATAAGCCCCAATAGTAGTGCTGTCACCGCGCCTACGGGCCTCATCATTGCCTACATGTCGCGTGATTACGTAGGCATCAAAACGCCCATTTATTCTTGCGTCACCTTCGCCGGCGCTCCCACCAAGAAACGCAAAATAAACCGCTGGTGCAGCGGGCAACATGGTTTTCAAAACACCTAAATTAAGTGCGTTAGGTAACACTTGAACCTTATTCAAATAGCCGCCAAACATTGCTTTGGTTTTACTGATCAAGTGATCCTCAACAGCGACTATACTCATCAGATAAAGCTCTTGTCTTTGCGGTTAAACACACTGCCGCCTGATTGCATAATGGCTAGGCTTTCGCTTTCTTGAGCTTCGCCAGCAGCATCCACACCGATGGATATTTCGCCTTTGCCGATTGATTTAACGAACTTCACCGCATCGTTATAACGACGGACAACTGCCTCAGTTGCACCGTCGTCATATAAGTAATAACGAGAAATGTCGCACGCTACACGGACTAATGATTTAGTGATCGGATCTGCTGGAACATTGAAACGACCACCTAAATAACCATCAATTTCACCGTCTGCATCGGCAACGGCGCGGTTAACAACCGATTCATTGATCGTGCCGATATTGGTGCGATCTGTGAGCTGTATCAGCTCATCATCACCGTATCGATCACGTAGATCCTGTAGCGTGCAATAACTCATTATTCAGCCGCTTTTTCAGCCGTCGTACGTTGGCAGCTTAGCTGCGGCTCGCTTTCTAACGTGGCAATTTCTTCTTCGGTTAAGCTATCCAATGGGATGCCTTCGCCGTTTTTATTGAACTCACGGCCACAGCGTCTAAAGCGTTCACCTTTTGATTGGATGAATAAAACATCTACCTCTTTAGCTTCTGGTGCTTCTGGTGCTTTAGTCACCTTAGAATCATCCGTTACCTGGTTAACTTTTTTAGTCGCTGGTTTTGGGCTTCTTGACGTCATAATCTTAGTCCTCTAGATTTAAAAGACGGGCGGTGTCATACCGCCCGTTGATTTACCGGTTAACGATTAAGTCGTACCCGTGGAACCGTGACTTAACTGCCATAGGCCATAAGCACCGGTTGCTCGCGCTTCGGCCCCAAACTTGTATTCACGCTTATTGAATACATCGTCGTTTTCCATACTCGTTTGGTTAACAAACACAGGGCGCTTACGCATTTGAACAATGAAAGGCTTAACCACATTGGTGGTCACGTGTAGGAACCAAGCGGTATCACTTACCAGACCAGGGTTTACTAATACGGTGAACGTGCCCTTATATGGGTTGGGCGTGTCATCCGCTAATTTGTCTGAATTAGCCAACATGTTCGCTATCGTTTCCAGCGCAGGGGGCACTTCAAGCAAGTCTGCTTTCATGCGTAAAGGCGCACCTTCTTCGTCCGTCAATTTACCGATGGCCACACGTGCCGCGCCAATGCTTGCCTCGGCTAATGCCAATGTTGCATTCGATAAGGCTTTGGTCATTTTATTGCTGACTGATGCACCGTTAACGTCATGATCTGTGTCATAGAAGTACTGGCCATCGAGGCAAGTGTTTACAAACGCATTATTCTTTAAATCATCAGAAATAATATCGTGTAACTCAGCAGCTGAATCACCGGCTGATTGCGCCTGAATGTTATAGATACCCAATCGATCGTCTTCAATATGATTACGATCTACTGCAACCGTTGCTTCCCAGTCTTCGTTTTTAACGTAGTACTTGCCAGCGGCAATATTTTTAATCTGCTTATCACCCACCCATTTGCGAAAGCGAGGGAAACGTGACAACCAAGCGTAATCTTCCCCAGCGGCGCTTGACGGCACTTCCATGGTGGTTTTTTGCCACTCACCTGTTTTAGCCTTTAACGCCTGATTAAAGATCGTTTTAAGGCCGGTAAAAATGGTCTTAATGGATGCACTGTTAACCAGCATACCGAGCATGCCAATGGCCGAACCCATTTCAAGCGGAACCGCACCCACCCCCATTTCTGGTGATGCGAAAACTGGCCCCGCGCATGCAGCTATTACAATGCAAGCTAGTAGCGACCAAATAACATATTTAATTTTTTTCATGAATTTCTCCGATTAACCGATTTGAACCCAGACACCATCGGCATCTACGTCTGTGATTATTCCCGCTGCTGAACGAGTATTTGTGCCGTCTGTATTAGCAACCGTTTGGTCATCAACGATGTACGCTGTACCGCCAATGTCAGTACGTGTGACTGAACCGTCATTCGCTAATTGATAAATGCCTGGCTGCGTATCAACGGCTAAATCACCATCGGCACCGGCGCTGTTATCAACTTGTTTCTGACAAAGTCCGCGAGCTGTTAAACCTATCGCGGTTGTGCCAGGGGCGGCATATCCAGTAGCATTTAGCACCGTAATGGAACCGGCAAAAATGGTGGCGCTGGCTGCTACAGGGTCGTTATGAACCGCTCCCGCACGCTTGGCCGTGTTTCTATCTTTATTTAGAGCAGTCATTATTTTTCATCCTCTAGTGAGTTTGCGTAATCGTCTTCCGAGATGTTCAGCTGCTTACAAATTGCAATTTCATCTGCCGTCAAGGTTGCTTTGCCATCTTTATCAAACGTGCGGCCATCGGTTTGCTGGCCTTTTAAAGCGGCAATTTCTGGCGCTGAATCGACATAACTTTTTAGCGCGGCAACGCCGTGCTGCTTTGCAAGGTCACGCGCCCATTTTTCTTGCGCAGGAATGAGTTGGCCGTTTTTCAATGCAACCGTTACTAGGTCATCAACTTCGCCTTTATCAACCGATAGCTTGAGTGCTGCTACCTGTGTTTTCAGCTCTTCAACCACTTCATTGGGGGTGAATTTAGCCGGGTCGACTATGCCTGATGTTGCTTTTAACGCAGCCACTTCCGTGTTGCCTTCTTGCACTTTTGCTTTTAATGCGACAATTTCTGTTTCGTTCGCTTCGTTTTTATCCTGGATAGCTTTACAAGCTGCGATCACTTCTTCCTGTGTCGCGTCTTTGCTTAGCCCCAGTAATTTCTTCAGCTCTTCATCCATTTGGATCTCCTGATTATTGGGTTGGTTGGAAAATTTAGCGGCGGCCACTTGATCCATGCCATCGATATCAGCGGTATTTACTAAGCCGATATGCAGCAGGTCGATAATTTCGCCAGTTTTTTTGTTGTATGAGAAAACGGGGGATAGATAGCGGTATTCATCGCCATCGATATAGCCTTTAGCTTTTGCCGTCCACTTGTAGTCGTTAGCAAATAAACCTTCACCTTCACGCCATTCAAGCGACGCGCGCTTTATCCAGCCAGACGCGGGGGCTTCTTGGCCGTTGTTTTCGGTTTCTAATGTTTGGTGTTCGTAATCAATCAGTAGGTCGTTAGCTTTTGCAGCCACGAGAGTGATTATTTTTTGTGCAATGTCGCCATTAATTTTCCACGACTTTAAACCAAGAGGTCGACCGCTAGAACCACGAAAATCAGACGCAGGAAAAATCTGCAAAGCGTTACCTGGTTTAATGGCAAAACTGCAAACTGCGATTGCGGTTGTCTGTGAGGGGCTCTTGCGTATAGTCATGAGCGTAAATTACAGTATGCAAGGCACAAAAAAACCCTGAAGAGTTTCAGGGTTTTTTGCTCACGCCTTAAATTAGATTAACTTCAATTACCATCTAAGGCAAGCCATCACTTTTACAAGGTAAAATGATCGCGCAATATTTCTAATATTTCAACTTCATCTTCATCGCTTATACCTAGAAAAGGTCTCGCTGGTATACCACGGCTTTTATCGCCGAATTGGTGTGTTGCGCCCTGGACAAAGTTTGTTCCCAGCTCTAGCCTTGAGGCGCTTACGTTGTAAGCCAGTGTGTCACGCATTAACCCTTCCAATACAAGAACTTTCCCCGCGTTCTTTTTCTTACGTGCCTGATATTTCGGATCTAGCTTAGCCCACGGTTCGCCATCGGGCGACTCTTGCCGGTCCCAACGATCACGGTGACTATTTAATAGTGCTTCACCAATATCTGCAAACACAGGTTCTAAGTTTTCAGCCTTGTCTACCAAACGCCTGAACGCATCTACCACTTGTTGATCGTTAAACTCTGCGTTAATACTTATTGATGCGCCAGCCATTACGCTTTACTATGAAGGTTCGGCTGATATGCTGGTGCGTACACCCATAGCATTGAAAGCCCGCCCGCCTGGTACGTTGGGAGCGAGGGCCCTATTCTATTATTCATCCCCATACACCAATTCTCCTAAACGCTGGTTCTGGATATACTTATTATCTGATGTTGGTATAAAGGTAAAACCTTCTAGCTGTCCCTTTCTCGCGTTGGCTACCAACAATACAAACTTACCTTTCTTAAACTCATAACCTTTGATAAATCTTGCGCGCAAGTTGATTTTCCCCGTGCCTTTGTGCTTCTCGAAAGACAGCCAGACTTCATATGGATTTGTTAATAGATCATCAATCAATGGTAAATACTCTGAGCGGTTTGGATCAATATGACTAGCGAGTTGTTTAGACCTGACGGTGACCGGAATACCACCTGGCGAATACAATTTCTGATCGCCTTGCTGTTTTTGCAGCAGCTCCAACACCTCTGCTTTTGTTTTTAGTCTTGCAGCCAGCTTCACTGGAGTAGCATTCAGGGGTATCTGCTTTGGACGCCCAGCTTCTGCCCAACCAGCAGTATTTAGCGGCTGCCACGCATTCTTGGTTTTTTTCCACTCAGCCATTACATCATCAGACAGCGCTTCTCCAAAAGCAGCCTTGCCGGGATTATAGGCAAAGCCGGGGTCAATACCTTGGGGCACTTTTACTTTTCTGGGTGACGGACCTCTAATACCGACTGTTTTTTCTTCATATTTAATAGCGGGCGCTTTGTCTGGGATGGTTTTACCCAACTTGTTAATGTCACGCTCGTTTAGGCTCTGGACGAAACACTTACACCCCCACCCATTAGCTGGGAAATGCGTATCCCAAAATGGGTCCTCTGCACTTAATATCAAACCATCCCACGCTAGGTGCTCTGGCCTCGGATGCTCTACCGCATCATTATGACGGTAACGCCAATAAGGACGCGACCGCTTCACTTTCTGCATTTGAGTGTAGCGACCTGAGTTATGCGCCTGATATAGATTTGTTTCGTAGATTACTCGCGTTCGCCAATCTCGGCCACCGTTATAGCCCCAGCCATGCTTATCGACAATGCTATCAAAATCTTTACGAAAATCTCTTAAGCTGCCACCATCAGCAATGCTTTTATCCAGGGCGGTTTGAAAATCCAGTAAAATATCATCTTTCATCGCCCCGGCAATAGTAAATGCCCGAGCATGTTGGCCTTCCCAAATATCTGTCCACGCTGCCGTTGGCACACGAACTTTGTCACGAAAGAAATCAATCGCTTCTTGAAATGCTAATGAGCCGTATTTTGCAGGCATTAGGCTGAAACCTGCAAATTGAGGGGTGAGCAGCTTTTAAACATCGACGACGACCCATTTAACTCCCGTTTAAATTTTGCGTTCTTAAAAAACACGTACGTTGATAGCAGTTTTTTATTATCGTCGCTTAAACGCGCGCTCACGCGCTTTTTAATTTTGCTGATTAACATCAAACCGACCCGCCAAATCTGCCGCTGCTAAACCGAGTTGCATCACGCTGGCTAATTCGTCTGAATCCATATCGCCATAAACGCTTAGCAGCCTGTTTTGAAACTGTTGCATATCGTGGCCTTGTTCAATGGAGTCATCGAGCAAACGCTTCACGGTATCGATCATGTTATCGATAATCGGCTGGCCCTCTTTTAATAGCTGCTGGTTAAATTGATCAATTTCATCCAATGCCTCACCATTGCCTACCGTTGCTTTTGCCGCCGCTAATTTTGTTGGCACGGGTGGGGCAAGGTTAACGGGCGTCACCGATAAAACTTCCTCGCCTTCTTCAGCTTCGGGGATCTGCATTTTCTTATGCGCCCACTTTGATTGAATCCGCATTCCAATTCCAACTAGCTTTGGCAGCGCTTCCGACATCATTACAATATCTTCAGCTTCTTCGGTTTCAAAAACAACCTTAGGCACCCGACGTGGATCAATGCCGTTCAAATTCAATGCGCACATGGGCCAGACCACATCGCGTGTTAACGTGCTAGCAACTTGCAGGGCATCGCTGGTTAAGATGTCATGACGTACTTCGTTATGGATATCACCGAGACCTGACCCCAAGCCGGTTGATTGCGCCGTAGTGGTTAATGTGCCACCGAGCACCGCTTTTGATACCGACTCTTCGCACCAGTCCATCATGATCTTAAACGCTTCGCCGGAGCCTTTGGCGGCTTCTTTGAATTCCATCATCATGCCTTCTGGGATAATCCCAGCGGCATTGTGGCCAATACTTGTCACTGCGCGTAACAGTGTCATTTTTTCATTAGGTGTTGCGCCACGTGGGTAGGTTCCCAGCCTTGCCGGTATGCCGTAAATCTCTAAAAACTCAGCCAAATCACGCACTGAGTAATTCTTAAACAAGAAGGGCCACGCTAAAACCCTGTGCAAACCACCACGGGCCAGATAGCCCGATTTTGCTTTGTGAACATGTTTAACCCAGCCGAACGGGATTAGCTCCTCATTCTTGCCATCGTTAGTACGCAACAGCAGCTTGTCTTGCTCTTCTGGATCCACCGTAAACCAACGAGGTGGCTTATGGTGAAACTTCGGCAAGCGCAACGAGCCGACATGCTGCCACTCGATTGTGTGCATTGAGTAGCCTTTACCTATTGCATCAGCCATGTTCAATAATAAGTCTTCAAAGTCATCAATATCGTCAAACCACTCTGCTAACTGATCGACTGCTTTTTCTTCTGCTTTACTGGCATTTCGTGGGGCTTTAATGTGGTAATCAAGCCCAACTAACGCCTTTTTACGTTTAGATAGCTCAGTGAAGATATGAGAATCTTTTTCTTCCATATCTTCAAACAAATCGCATTGCTCGATCAGATTGCCTTGTTCAGCATTTGATAAAATAGACGCTAATCGACCAGGTGTTAGACCACGCGATGGATGCTCTGCAAATTCACGGTTTAAACCCTGAATGCGTGATGTTTGGTCTTCATCTAATTCACGGCGCTTAACTGAGCGCCCTAGATAATCTCTTAATTGCTCACGTGTTTTCACCACGCTCCTCCTATGTTTGAACTGATATCGTCGTCATCGTCTGGATTAACATCCCAACGGCTGGCTTTATCGGGTGCTGGGGTGAATTCAATGGGGGCTGCATCTGAACAACTGGCATACCAGGCTAAACAAACAGCCACGGCCGCATCACCATGTCGTTGACCAGATTTACTGGCTGTTTTGCCATCCGGAATTTTTGGAATGCCTTTAATAACCTGAATGGCTCGCAAGTCGTTCAGAACATCTTGGTCGCGAGGCAATCGAATCAAATCATCTTCAAAACCTGCTTTCATGCGCGGCATGTTTTCCAAGTACCAGGACTGGCTTAACATTATTTCTTCACCGTATGATGAGCCATATCGATGACGTGCTTGCTCCGCTAAATACTGACCGTTACCACGTGCATCTAAAGCACCACCCCGTAAACGAGGCAACCTATCTACAAGGTAAAAAAGGATCTGCTCTTGTTGCTTAAATGGCATATTACGCAGCTCAATGAAGAACGGAACTGTTCGCCTAAGTTGCTTGTCTGTCAGCATAGGTGCTAGAACCGTTAAATCGCCTGTTCTACCGAAATCCTCACCATAGGCACTGGTGCATTCTTTATCTAGTTTCGATAATAAAGGCAGTAAGTTTTGCTCACACCAGTCACGTATTTCAGCTTCACGTAAATGCTCTGGCCAATTGTTAAAGTCATCTGTGGCGCTGTAGCGGATAACGGGCGCGCCATACATACGGGATTCAATTAATGCCCTGGACAAGTAAGCACCGCCGCCTTGTTTTGGGACACAACCATATTCCTCTAACGCATCTTCGGTTGATGCCGTGTCACTGAGTAGATTTTTAATCCATTGATCTTCTAATGACTGAGACCACTCGACGCCGCGCACTTTACAAATACGTTTGTACAGGCCTTGCTCACACGCATCATCCAGTGTGATTCGATGCACGGAGTAACGTTTTTTACCCGCCCGACTGTCCTGTATTATTTCATTGAATGTGTTGTCGTAGCCGTTGTGCGTAGAGATAAGACGAACTTTGCTGCCCCACATGGTTAATGCTAACGCGGCTTTTAATACTTCATCTAGGTGCTCATGAAATGCCGCTTCGTCAATGGTTACGTTACCTTGACGGCCCCGCAAGTTTGATGGCCTTGAACTAAGCGCCTGTATTTTAAAACCTGAGGTAAAACGAATGGTAAAGGTGAGAATGTCTTTATCTTCATCTTCAAAAATCCCCTCTTCTATTTCGCTGGCTGCTTTATTAAATGCTTTAGCCCACATTGCACAGGCATCGATAAATTCAATCGCCATCTCTTTATTAGAGCCAACGTAGAAATGATTACATCCTCCGGCAGATTTGTTTGCACTCGCACATAAAACAGCATCGGCCGCTTCAGCCCAGGTTAAACCTGTACGCCGTGATTTTTCAGCAATCTTTAGCTCGGAATCATCTGCGACCCATGCCTTTTGATACGGCAATAAAATGCTGTCTGAAATACCCACGTTAAGCGATACCCAGAATGTCACGCTTAATCGTTGCAATTGATTCGGCACTCATGCCTTGCTCGGACATTTTTTCACTTGCTTTATCAGCCGCTTCCTCTGCCGTTTTACGGCGTATTTCAGCTGCACGTTTCTCATTCTCTGAGCTGGCTTTTTCTAGCCGTTCAATGGCAATAGACAGCTCTTTAATCAGCTTCGGCTCTACCGGCTCATCACCTTCTGATAGCGCAATAGCAGTATCAAAAGCAAGGTTCCTAACCACCTCGTTCAACAGGTGTCCGACCTGACCGGACGGCTCGCTACCGAGCTTTCCGATCCACATTTCAGCCACTTGGCGGCTTTGGCGCAGCTTTGCGCCCACCTTATCCATTTGAATGGCATAACGATTTACCGCACTTTTGCTAACGCGCTCGTCTTCACCCGATTGCTCAAGCATTTCATTAACGCGTTGAGCGGCATCAAGCTGGGTGACACGAGGGTCTCGCAGCAATTCATTCAGCGCATCACGAAACTCGGGGGGTAATTTGTCTATTGAGGATTGTCTGGCCATTAGTTAAATACCATGTCTTCAGGTTGATCGCCCCAGATCAGGCCATTTGGATAATCTGGGGTATATATAATGAGTCGGGCACGATACTGACCCGCTGCAACACTTGACTGACCCAACTTAAAAACAAGTCTGTCGGTTTTAGTTAGGTCAAACCACGCTGCATTCGTATCACTGTCCAATACGGTTCCACCGCCCAAATCAACTTCCACACGCGTGATAGCCGAGTGATCAATGACTGCGCCAGCATCTTGCAGTTGCAGTTCTAACGCATTGTCACGCCCCAGCCAGATATAGTGCATTGATCAATTAAACGGGCTGATTCATTTTAAGATTTAATGTCGGGATGTTTACCGCGTTACCCGATGTGATCACCTGATCCGATGTCTCATCGGTTACCGCTAATACTTTTAAACCGACGCTATCCACATAGGCAATATGCAAATCATCGCCACCTATTGATGAAGCGGAAGCACTTGGCGCTTTAGCCGGTGTTGCTAATTGGCGACCATTAACACCTTGGTTGCCAAGAACGTAATCACCAGAAACAGTGGCGGCACTAGCAACGCTATTACCAATAACGGTTGCATAGCTATCTGCAGCCGCGTAGTTTTTAATTAAATGCAGATTATCTGCATTGGTTTTAATGTTGTTCAGTCCGCTATCTAAAACGTCTGGATGGAAGTACTTAGGCATGATTTAACTCCTGTTTTAAGCTGCTTTAATGGTTCGTTGAGAGGCTATGTTTTGTACGGCTTTAAGCTGCTTTAAGGCTTTGGTCGCTTTAAAGCTGCTGATATTGACGATGCTGGGGTTTGTTATTTTGCCAATGCCAATGTCTGCTAGATTAGCGCTACCGGCACTGGCTGTTGCTTGCGCATCGGTTGCTGAAAGTTGGTGTGTTTGGCTAGTTTGGCCTGCTGCTGCTTCGCCAGTTTGTTCGGCATCAGCTCCAGTCAATGTATGAGTTTGAGTAATAGCGGCCCCATCAATAGACGGGGTCGCTATTAAGTCAGCTGCCGTTAATTCATGCGCACCTGACGAGATAATTATTCCGGTGTCAGCACTGGCGGTGGCCTCGGCATCGCTACCAGATAGCGTATGAGTTTGGGAGATATTGCCGTTGTCGAGAGCGCCGGTTTCGCTCGCATCGGCTCCAGATAAACCGTGCCCTTGACTGATTTGGCCAGTGTCCGCCAAGGGTGTTGCGTCTGCGCCCTGAGCAAGAACATCATGTTGTTGCGTAATGGCCGAGGTATCGGCACTGGTTGAACTGTCAGCATCCACTCCTGATAGTTGCTGTGCTTGTGAGATGTTTGCAGCTTCATTATCGCCGGTTGCGCTTGAATCACTGCCGGATAAAGCATGAGACTGAGCAATGCCAGCGGTATCAATCGTTGGGGTTGATGT encodes the following:
- a CDS encoding DUF2635 domain-containing protein, which codes for MSKQDGKIFVKPTNPKVMVRNPERGGHLNSDGEYVPKNAYWQRRINDGDIAEAKPSTKKSIKE
- a CDS encoding phage protein Gp37; translation: MSIVAVEDHLISKTKAMFGGYLNKVQVLPNALNLGVLKTMLPAAPAVYFAFLGGSAGEGDARINGRFDAYVITRHVGNDEARRRGDSTTIGAYDIIQGLIPELHGSTVDGVGTLQFKSVSNLFSIQLEETFKAAFYALSFELPNMPFPDVVDDTLENFITYHAEHSMTEGDKEPLAIDELTLPQE
- a CDS encoding phage protein Gp36 family protein; its protein translation is MSYCTLQDLRDRYGDDELIQLTDRTNIGTINESVVNRAVADADGEIDGYLGGRFNVPADPITKSLVRVACDISRYYLYDDGATEAVVRRYNDAVKFVKSIGKGEISIGVDAAGEAQESESLAIMQSGGSVFNRKDKSFI
- a CDS encoding Mu-like prophage major head subunit gpT family protein; this encodes MKKIKYVIWSLLACIVIAACAGPVFASPEMGVGAVPLEMGSAIGMLGMLVNSASIKTIFTGLKTIFNQALKAKTGEWQKTTMEVPSSAAGEDYAWLSRFPRFRKWVGDKQIKNIAAGKYYVKNEDWEATVAVDRNHIEDDRLGIYNIQAQSAGDSAAELHDIISDDLKNNAFVNTCLDGQYFYDTDHDVNGASVSNKMTKALSNATLALAEASIGAARVAIGKLTDEEGAPLRMKADLLEVPPALETIANMLANSDKLADDTPNPYKGTFTVLVNPGLVSDTAWFLHVTTNVVKPFIVQMRKRPVFVNQTSMENDDVFNKREYKFGAEARATGAYGLWQLSHGSTGTT
- a CDS encoding phage protease, whose protein sequence is MQIFPASDFRGSSGRPLGLKSWKINGDIAQKIITLVAAKANDLLIDYEHQTLETENNGQEAPASGWIKRASLEWREGEGLFANDYKWTAKAKGYIDGDEYRYLSPVFSYNKKTGEIIDLLHIGLVNTADIDGMDQVAAAKFSNQPNNQEIQMDEELKKLLGLSKDATQEEVIAACKAIQDKNEANETEIVALKAKVQEGNTEVAALKATSGIVDPAKFTPNEVVEELKTQVAALKLSVDKGEVDDLVTVALKNGQLIPAQEKWARDLAKQHGVAALKSYVDSAPEIAALKGQQTDGRTFDKDGKATLTADEIAICKQLNISEDDYANSLEDEK
- a CDS encoding phage virion morphogenesis protein; protein product: MAGASISINAEFNDQQVVDAFRRLVDKAENLEPVFADIGEALLNSHRDRWDRQESPDGEPWAKLDPKYQARKKKNAGKVLVLEGLMRDTLAYNVSASRLELGTNFVQGATHQFGDKSRGIPARPFLGISDEDEVEILEILRDHFTL
- a CDS encoding PBECR2 nuclease fold domain-containing protein, with translation MPAKYGSLAFQEAIDFFRDKVRVPTAAWTDIWEGQHARAFTIAGAMKDDILLDFQTALDKSIADGGSLRDFRKDFDSIVDKHGWGYNGGRDWRTRVIYETNLYQAHNSGRYTQMQKVKRSRPYWRYRHNDAVEHPRPEHLAWDGLILSAEDPFWDTHFPANGWGCKCFVQSLNERDINKLGKTIPDKAPAIKYEEKTVGIRGPSPRKVKVPQGIDPGFAYNPGKAAFGEALSDDVMAEWKKTKNAWQPLNTAGWAEAGRPKQIPLNATPVKLAARLKTKAEVLELLQKQQGDQKLYSPGGIPVTVRSKQLASHIDPNRSEYLPLIDDLLTNPYEVWLSFEKHKGTGKINLRARFIKGYEFKKGKFVLLVANARKGQLEGFTFIPTSDNKYIQNQRLGELVYGDE
- a CDS encoding DUF935 domain-containing protein; amino-acid sequence: MKTREQLRDYLGRSVKRRELDEDQTSRIQGLNREFAEHPSRGLTPGRLASILSNAEQGNLIEQCDLFEDMEEKDSHIFTELSKRKKALVGLDYHIKAPRNASKAEEKAVDQLAEWFDDIDDFEDLLLNMADAIGKGYSMHTIEWQHVGSLRLPKFHHKPPRWFTVDPEEQDKLLLRTNDGKNEELIPFGWVKHVHKAKSGYLARGGLHRVLAWPFLFKNYSVRDLAEFLEIYGIPARLGTYPRGATPNEKMTLLRAVTSIGHNAAGIIPEGMMMEFKEAAKGSGEAFKIMMDWCEESVSKAVLGGTLTTTAQSTGLGSGLGDIHNEVRHDILTSDALQVASTLTRDVVWPMCALNLNGIDPRRVPKVVFETEEAEDIVMMSEALPKLVGIGMRIQSKWAHKKMQIPEAEEGEEVLSVTPVNLAPPVPTKLAAAKATVGNGEALDEIDQFNQQLLKEGQPIIDNMIDTVKRLLDDSIEQGHDMQQFQNRLLSVYGDMDSDELASVMQLGLAAADLAGRFDVNQQN
- a CDS encoding DUF3486 family protein, which produces MARQSSIDKLPPEFRDALNELLRDPRVTQLDAAQRVNEMLEQSGEDERVSKSAVNRYAIQMDKVGAKLRQSRQVAEMWIGKLGSEPSGQVGHLLNEVVRNLAFDTAIALSEGDEPVEPKLIKELSIAIERLEKASSENEKRAAEIRRKTAEEAADKASEKMSEQGMSAESIATIKRDILGIA